A region of the Campylobacter cuniculorum DSM 23162 = LMG 24588 genome:
TATAAAGATTTTTTAACTGCTATGAATCAAGAACAAAAACTCGCTTATGCAAGAGAACAAGCCCATATCGCACTCGCTTGCATACTTTATGGTGCAAATGCTTTAAATATAGCAAGCTGTCCTATAGGTGGCTTTGATAAAGACAAACTTGATGATTATCTTAAGCTTGAGACACAAAAACAAAGAGCAAGTATAATGATAGCTTTAGGATTGAGTGCTGATGAAAAAATTCCGCAAAAAGAACGTTTTAGTTTTGAGGAAGTTGTCGAATTTATATAAATACTTAAACAAGTCTTAAATTCTAAGACTTGTTTGAATCAAAATTTCACTTTGAAAATATGATGAGCTATTTTATCAAAAGGCTTTCTCAAATAAGGCTTATGAATGACCAAACCACCTAAAAGCCCTAAAACACTTCCTATGGCAACATCTTCAAGCCTTGCTCTGATAATCAAATCTTTATTAAGCTCCATTAAACTCGAAGCTTCTGCAAGATAAGTAACATAAGGGGTAACAAAAACCATTCCTAAAGCATAATTTCTCGTTACTACAAATTCTGTCATAAAAACTAAAAACATCATCAAAAGCACGAATAAAAAAGGATTGAATTCAATCCCTAAAAGCCACCACGCAAAAATCACTCCTAAAGCGGTTCCCAAAATGCGTTGAATTTGTTTAATCCAAACTGAATTTAAAGTAATGCCCTGCATAATTGCTGTGCAACTTACTGCCACCCAATAACTTCGCTCAAGTTCTAAAAATGCACCTAAAACCACAGCAAATCCCACAAAAGTTCCCATAATCACAGAATCAACGACGATAATATTAAATCCCAAATATCCTCTTGGTGGAATAGGCTTTGCTAAAGAGTTTTTAAAAAAATAAATCACGCATAAAGAATATAAAAAAGCAATTAAATTCGCAACCATAGTTCCTATGCAAACGATTCCTGTTAAAAAAATATAATCTTTAAGCTCAAAAGGAGAAAAGGCTCCGAGCAAACAAGCAAAAACAAAGAAAAAATACCCCGGAGTGCCTATATCGTAATAACGCACTAAAATAGAGCTTGTCGCTGCTACAAATGCTATTAAAAAAGGTGATAACAAAGGCAATAAATGAGTGAGAAGTCCTAGTAAAAAACAAAGAGTGATTCCAAAAGAGCAACACATCACAACTGCCATTCTATGATACATTGGAGTATTTGGGACATAAAGAAAAGCCATCACGCCTATCATAGCAATCAATCCCAAATCAATACGTTCATAATACGCACCCACACTCAAAACCATGCCAACACCCAAAGCCATAAAAAACGGCAATTGCCACACCCTTTCGGTGCTATTAAACATCAAAACATTTTTAACGTTTTCGACGATGATTTTTTTCATGTTCTAATTTGCCCCTCTCCGCTGATAAGATACTTATAAGTGCAAATCTCCTCTATTCCCATAGGTCCTCTAGCATGAAGCTTACTCGTAGAAATTCCAACCTCTCCTCCAAAACCAAATTCCCCGCCATCACTAAAACGCGTTGAAGCATTGACATAAACACAAGCTGAATGTATATATCTTTGAAATTTTGCAATATTTTTCACATCATTTGAAAGTATGGCTTCAGAATGAGAAGAACTGAATTCATTGATATGAGCTATAGCCTCATCACAATCTTTAACAAGTTTCACACTCATCTCGTAATCAAGCCATTCTTTTTTAAAATCCTCTTCATCTGCTAATAAAACTTCTAAATTAGAATCTTTAAAAAAATTCAAAGCATTTTGATGGGCGTGAATTTTAACCTTAAATTTTTCTAATTCACAAATTAAAAGATTAAAAAAATCTTTAGCGATATTTTTATGCACAAGCAAAGTTTCTAAAGCATTACAAACGCTCACTCTTTGGCATTTTGCATTGATAATAATATCCACAGCATTTTGCAAATTTGCACTCTCATCGACAAAAATATGGCACAAGCCTTTATCTTGTTTTATCAATGGAATTTTAGTGCTTTTAGCTAATTCTTGTATCATCGCAGTAGAGCCTCTTGGAATGATTAAATCAATCAAATCATCAAAGCTTAAAAGCTCCGAAAGCTCCTCTCTTTGAGAGAGCATTAAAAAACACTGCTCTAAACCATAATCTTTTAACAGCTCACAAACCAAAGCAAATAAAGCAAGATTAGTATTTTTAGCCTCGATTCCGCCTTTAAGGATGCAAGCATTTGAACTTTTAAGCATTAAAGCAATGATTTCAGCACTTAGGGCTGGACGTGCCTCATAAATGACGCAAATTAAACCGATAGGAATGCTGATTTTTTCGATTCTAAGCCCGGCATAATTCACCCAACCCTTATGCACCTTATAAATAGGATCTTCTAAAAATGCGATTTTTTCTAAACTTTTACA
Encoded here:
- a CDS encoding glutamate-5-semialdehyde dehydrogenase, whose product is MRKLIQNIKKNSQKLLDLTPKQKEDMILALAQKLRENFKVILEANAKDLLNFNKNSALKDRLLLNENRLNALCKSLEKIAFLEDPIYKVHKGWVNYAGLRIEKISIPIGLICVIYEARPALSAEIIALMLKSSNACILKGGIEAKNTNLALFALVCELLKDYGLEQCFLMLSQREELSELLSFDDLIDLIIPRGSTAMIQELAKSTKIPLIKQDKGLCHIFVDESANLQNAVDIIINAKCQRVSVCNALETLLVHKNIAKDFFNLLICELEKFKVKIHAHQNALNFFKDSNLEVLLADEEDFKKEWLDYEMSVKLVKDCDEAIAHINEFSSSHSEAILSNDVKNIAKFQRYIHSACVYVNASTRFSDGGEFGFGGEVGISTSKLHARGPMGIEEICTYKYLISGEGQIRT
- a CDS encoding FUSC family protein; this encodes MKKIIVENVKNVLMFNSTERVWQLPFFMALGVGMVLSVGAYYERIDLGLIAMIGVMAFLYVPNTPMYHRMAVVMCCSFGITLCFLLGLLTHLLPLLSPFLIAFVAATSSILVRYYDIGTPGYFFFVFACLLGAFSPFELKDYIFLTGIVCIGTMVANLIAFLYSLCVIYFFKNSLAKPIPPRGYLGFNIIVVDSVIMGTFVGFAVVLGAFLELERSYWVAVSCTAIMQGITLNSVWIKQIQRILGTALGVIFAWWLLGIEFNPFLFVLLMMFLVFMTEFVVTRNYALGMVFVTPYVTYLAEASSLMELNKDLIIRARLEDVAIGSVLGLLGGLVIHKPYLRKPFDKIAHHIFKVKF